In Macaca fascicularis isolate 582-1 chromosome X, T2T-MFA8v1.1, one DNA window encodes the following:
- the LAS1L gene encoding ribosomal biogenesis protein LAS1L isoform X8 — MSWESGAGPGLGSQGMDLVWSAWYGKCFKGKGSLPLLAHGIVVAWLSRAEWDQVTVYLFCDDHKLQRYALNRITVWRSRSGNELPLAVASTADLIRCKLLDVTGGLGTDELRLLYGMALVRFVNLISERKTKFAKVPLKCLAQEVNIPDWIVDLRHELTHKKMPHINDCRRGCYFVLDWLQKTYWCRQLENSLRETWELEEFREGIEEEDQEEDKNIVVDDITEQKPEPQDNGKSAESDVKADGDSKGSEEVDSHCKKALSHKELYERARELLVSYEEEQFTVLEKFRYLPKAIKAWNNPSPRVECVLAELKGVTCENREAVLDAFLDDGFLVPTFEQLAALQIEYEDGQTEVQRGEGTDPKSHKNVDLNDVLVPKPFSQFWQPLLRGLHSQNFTQALLERMLSELPALGISGIRPTYILRWTVELIVANTKTGRNARRFSAGQWEARRGWRLFNCSASLDWPRMVESCLGSPCWASPQLLRISSTPVTFILHYTQQPISIIRSCSTSES; from the exons ATGTCGTGGGAATCCGGGGCCGGGCCAGGTCTGGGTTCCCAGGGGATGGATCTCGTGTGGAGTGCGTGGTACGGAAAGTGCTTCAAAGGGAAAGGGTCGTTGCCACTCTTGGCCCACGGCATCGTGGTCGCCTGGCTCAGCAGGGCCGAGTGGGACCAGGTGACCGTTTATCTGTTCTGTGACGACCATAAGTTGCAGCGGTACGCGCTTAACCGCATCACGGTGTGGAGGAGCAG GTCAGGCAACGAACTCCCTCTGGCAGTGGCTTCTACTGCTGACCTGATACGCTGTAAGCTCTTGGATGTAACTGGTGGCTTGGGCACTGATGAACTTAGACTGCTCTATGGCATGGCATTGGTCAG GTTTGTGAATCTTATCTCGGAGAGGAAGACAAAGTTTGCCAAGGTCCCCCTCAAGTGTCTGGCTCAAGAG GTAAACATTCCGGATTGGATTGTTGACCTTCGCCATGAGTTGACCCACAAGAAAATGCCCCATATAAATGACTGCCGCAGAG GCTGCTACTTTGTCCTAGATTGGCTCCAGAAGACCTATTGGTGCCGCCAACTGGAGAACAGCCTGAGAGAGACCTGGGAGTTGGAGGAGTTCAGGGAAGGGATAGAGGAAGAGGATCAAGAGGAAGATAAGAACATTGTTGTTGATGACATCACAGAACAGAAACCAGAACCTCAGGATAATGGGAAAAGTGCGGAGTCAGATGTAAAGGCCGATGGAGACAGCAAAGGCAGCGAAGAGGTGGATTCTCATTGCAAAAAGGCCCTGAGTCATAAAGAGCTATATG AAAGAGCCCGAGAACTGCTGGTATCATATGAAGAGGAGCAGTTTACG GTGCTGGAGAAATTTAGGTATTTACCTAAGGCCATTAAGGCGTGGAATAACCCGTCCCCACGTGTAGAATGTGTCCTGGCAGAGCTCAAGGGCGTTACATGCGAGAACAG GGAGGCTGTGCTGGATGCTTTTCTGGATGATGGCTTCCTTGTCCCCACATTTGAACAGTTGGCAGCTTTGCAGATAGAGTATGAAG ATGGTCagactgaggtccagagaggggaaggtactgacccaaagtcacaca AAAACGTGGACTTGAATGACGTCCTGGTGCCAAAGCCGTTCTCTCAGTTCTGGCAGCCCCTGCTCAGGGGCCTGCACTCCCAGAACTTCACGCAGGCCCTGTTGGAGAGGATGCTCTCTGAACTGCCAGCCTTGGGGATCAGCGGGATCCGGCCTACCTACATCCTCAGATGGACCGTTGAACTGATCGTGGCCAACACCAAGACTG gaCGGAATGCTCGCCGATTTTCTGCAGGCCAGTGGGAAGCAAGAAGGGGCTGGAGGCTGTTCAACTGCTCCGCCTCCCTTGACTGGCCCCGGATGGTTGAGTCCTGCTTGGGCTCACCTTGCTGGGCCAGCCCCCAACTCCTTCGGAT CTCCTCAACTCCAGTGACTTTCATTCTCCACTACACTCAGCAACCCATTTCCATCATTCGGAGCTGTTCCACCTCTGAAAGCTGA